A genome region from Hydrogenoanaerobacterium saccharovorans includes the following:
- a CDS encoding glycoside hydrolase family 125 protein, translating into MIQNYLPTGNEMISLPKINEQTAGIEDFTFLHMGYKGLIDVRGSDDLALIQPFVSVDGKEASLQNLQWSRLYYWIPQFTATVDDISVKGIILTPVEERGFAVGLELHNKSNQAHTIKYGMHGKWQSSWHCVNEDKPIEGTMHCYESAWNNSLVFDVRSGVPMFCFAPMSDVPCTSSFERKDDGVQYQLFREETIAPNSTCCMTIYWGLGFEEVAATTSAKEMVRQGFAYELERTKAYLVKRSTKLDDEKLTELYNTNLFFCIFYSTGITLDTEELVLVTSRSPRYYVSAAYWDRDSLLWSFPAILDADAKLARQMLEYVFGRQRRNIGIHSRFIDGTVLEPGFELDELMAPVLALESYIRATQDLSILGEPNVQKAMDEILDKLESRKHHTVALYSTFLQPTDDEHVYPYLTYNNVLVWKALCAVSKLFPSHTAAAAQADKVKTAIAEHCVKVKDGKHYYAWSVNLEGHHDIYDEPPGSLQLLPHFGFCSYDDEVYQNTVDMIRSPDYAYSFAGCNIVEIGCPHAPHPWMLSVANSLICGRIDHCKDILLKVKMDNMIACESVDETTGECTTGEAFATCAGFLCHAIKLAFGGGKPNEK; encoded by the coding sequence ATGATTCAAAACTACCTGCCAACCGGCAACGAAATGATTTCTCTCCCCAAAATAAACGAACAAACAGCAGGCATTGAAGATTTCACCTTTTTACACATGGGCTATAAAGGGCTGATTGACGTACGCGGCTCGGATGACCTTGCACTGATTCAGCCTTTTGTCTCGGTGGATGGAAAAGAGGCATCTCTGCAAAATCTGCAATGGAGCCGTTTATACTATTGGATACCACAATTCACGGCAACCGTTGATGATATCAGCGTAAAAGGGATCATCCTTACGCCGGTAGAAGAACGCGGGTTTGCTGTCGGCTTGGAATTACACAATAAAAGCAATCAGGCGCACACCATCAAGTATGGCATGCACGGCAAATGGCAGTCTTCTTGGCACTGTGTTAATGAGGATAAACCAATTGAAGGAACCATGCATTGCTATGAAAGCGCATGGAACAACAGCCTTGTTTTTGACGTGCGCTCGGGTGTTCCTATGTTTTGCTTTGCGCCCATGTCCGATGTTCCCTGCACTTCTTCCTTTGAAAGGAAAGACGATGGTGTGCAGTATCAGCTGTTCCGCGAAGAAACCATTGCCCCAAACAGCACATGCTGCATGACGATTTATTGGGGGCTGGGTTTTGAAGAGGTTGCGGCTACCACCAGTGCCAAAGAGATGGTACGGCAGGGTTTTGCGTATGAGCTGGAGCGCACCAAAGCCTACCTTGTAAAGCGCAGCACAAAACTGGATGACGAAAAGCTTACCGAGCTTTACAATACGAACCTGTTTTTTTGCATATTTTATTCCACGGGTATCACCTTAGATACGGAGGAACTGGTGCTTGTAACAAGCCGCAGCCCACGGTATTATGTTAGTGCCGCTTATTGGGACAGAGACAGCCTTTTGTGGAGTTTCCCTGCCATTTTAGACGCGGATGCCAAGCTTGCAAGACAAATGCTTGAGTATGTGTTTGGCAGGCAGCGCAGAAACATTGGTATACATTCGCGCTTTATTGACGGTACTGTGCTTGAACCAGGTTTTGAGCTGGATGAACTGATGGCTCCCGTGCTTGCACTGGAAAGCTACATACGCGCAACGCAGGATTTATCTATTTTAGGCGAACCAAACGTACAAAAAGCAATGGACGAAATACTGGATAAGCTTGAAAGCCGCAAACACCACACAGTTGCATTGTATTCCACTTTTTTACAGCCTACCGATGATGAGCATGTATACCCCTATTTAACCTATAACAACGTTCTTGTCTGGAAAGCATTGTGTGCTGTTTCAAAGCTTTTTCCATCCCATACCGCAGCAGCAGCGCAGGCAGACAAAGTGAAAACTGCAATTGCCGAGCATTGCGTTAAAGTAAAAGATGGGAAGCATTACTATGCATGGTCTGTGAATTTAGAAGGGCACCATGACATTTACGATGAACCCCCGGGCAGCTTGCAGCTGCTGCCGCACTTTGGCTTTTGCAGCTATGATGATGAGGTTTACCAAAACACGGTGGACATGATCCGCTCACCCGATTATGCTTACAGCTTTGCGGGCTGCAATATTGTAGAAATCGGCTGTCCGCATGCACCCCATCCATGGATGCTCAGCGTTGCCAACAGCCTTATTTGCGGACGTATCGACCACTGCAAAGATATTTTGCTGAAAGTAAAGATGGATAACATGATTGCCTGTGAAAGCGTAGATGAGACAACAGGAGAATGCACAACCGGAGAAGCGTTTGCCACTTGTGCCGGATTTTTATGTCACGCAATCAAGCTTGCGTTCGGCGGAGGTAAACCAAATGAGAAATGA
- a CDS encoding LacI family DNA-binding transcriptional regulator produces MSNRVTLKDVAKKADVSSATVSYVLNEKKSISAETKKRVWDAIESLDYVPDLSARSLTMRDSKLIGVVVPQTEPGSKLMFQNNFYSEILGSIEYHARLHGYHVIISATDANESYMTLAKERNLDGIIVIGMYPDEFYQQMKKTRIPIVLIDSYCDDHYYHNIRIDDAYGSYLATKYVLEQGHRKIAFFSGQLKENGVMKKRLIGYQQALAEKQVPFCPEYVFEGKIDYDSGIQLAENLLGAKLPATAVVAAADILAMGAMKGFYERGVKVPDDLSVMGFDDLEISKYLTPGLTTIKQEISQKGERAVEMLFKNIQEPNLTKQEQILPVSIVERSSVKSIKQKGE; encoded by the coding sequence ATGAGCAATCGAGTTACTTTAAAAGACGTTGCAAAAAAAGCCGACGTGTCATCCGCAACGGTTTCTTATGTTCTTAACGAAAAAAAGAGCATTTCAGCAGAAACAAAAAAGCGTGTTTGGGATGCGATTGAAAGCTTGGATTATGTACCCGATTTGAGTGCCCGTAGCCTTACTATGCGAGATTCAAAACTGATTGGTGTGGTTGTTCCTCAAACAGAGCCGGGCAGCAAACTGATGTTTCAAAACAACTTTTACAGTGAAATTTTGGGCAGCATCGAATACCACGCGCGTTTGCATGGTTATCATGTCATTATTTCGGCAACAGATGCCAACGAAAGCTATATGACGCTTGCAAAAGAACGTAATCTTGATGGAATTATTGTGATTGGTATGTATCCGGATGAGTTTTATCAGCAAATGAAAAAAACGCGTATCCCCATTGTACTGATAGACAGCTACTGTGACGACCACTATTACCATAATATCCGAATTGATGATGCTTATGGCAGCTATTTGGCTACAAAATATGTGTTGGAGCAAGGACACAGAAAAATAGCGTTTTTCTCAGGGCAGCTAAAAGAAAATGGCGTGATGAAAAAACGCCTTATTGGTTATCAGCAAGCACTTGCAGAAAAACAGGTGCCTTTTTGCCCCGAATATGTGTTTGAGGGAAAAATAGATTACGATAGCGGCATACAGCTTGCCGAGAACCTGCTTGGTGCCAAACTACCCGCAACGGCAGTTGTTGCAGCTGCGGATATCTTGGCGATGGGTGCAATGAAAGGTTTTTACGAACGGGGAGTAAAAGTTCCGGATGATTTATCGGTTATGGGGTTTGATGATTTGGAAATTTCTAAATATCTCACACCCGGGCTGACAACAATCAAACAGGAAATTTCACAGAAGGGCGAACGCGCTGTTGAAATGCTGTTTAAGAATATTCAGGAGCCAAACTTGACAAAGCAGGAGCAAATATTGCCGGTAAGCATTGTCGAACGAAGTTCGGTCAAATCTATAAAACAGAAGGGGGAATAA
- a CDS encoding ABC transporter substrate-binding protein encodes MKKLLSVVAAAMALTLTFTACGGASTKNSSANAEKTGSEPITITFEQFSGAGDNEVYLKKMIDVYTAQNPNVTIKLQSFGYDDYFTQLTAKISGGKAPDVFELNYENFVSYAQKGALTPLDDIIKEKNIDTSIYNEKALNAFNLDGKQYGVPNSFSNVVLIYNKDLFDKANVAYPTDDWKWADAMAAAEKIRALGKDIYGYYHPITYHEFFKTVQQNGGNLLSKDATAFTINSKENVETLQYLVDMQRKSNVMPTSEQMGGMGDWDLFKSGRLGMIINGIWSFPDFARDCDFEWDIAVEPSNTQKATHFFSNSYVISKDSKVAEEAAKFIAFISSDKAATQIRLDAAWELPPVNDADIIDQYIQKTPPANRKAVFKSLDYLITPPVVSQFTEMQDIVTRHLKDAADGNVTPQQALDAMQAECQEKIQLTK; translated from the coding sequence ATGAAAAAATTATTGTCCGTAGTCGCCGCTGCAATGGCGCTTACACTTACCTTTACTGCTTGTGGCGGAGCATCAACCAAAAACTCATCTGCAAATGCAGAAAAAACCGGCAGCGAGCCTATCACCATTACTTTTGAACAGTTTTCGGGCGCTGGTGACAATGAAGTGTATTTGAAAAAAATGATTGATGTATACACCGCGCAAAACCCAAATGTTACAATCAAGCTGCAATCTTTTGGCTACGATGACTATTTTACACAGCTTACAGCAAAAATTTCGGGCGGCAAAGCTCCGGATGTTTTTGAACTGAACTATGAAAACTTTGTGTCCTATGCTCAAAAAGGTGCACTGACGCCACTTGATGATATTATAAAAGAAAAGAATATCGATACCTCTATCTACAACGAAAAGGCGCTGAACGCATTTAATCTGGACGGTAAACAATATGGCGTTCCCAATAGCTTTTCGAATGTTGTTCTCATCTATAACAAAGATTTGTTTGACAAGGCAAACGTAGCATACCCTACCGATGACTGGAAGTGGGCAGACGCTATGGCTGCCGCAGAAAAAATACGCGCTTTGGGCAAAGATATTTACGGCTATTATCACCCCATCACCTACCACGAGTTTTTTAAAACGGTGCAGCAAAACGGCGGTAACCTTTTAAGCAAAGATGCAACAGCGTTTACCATTAACTCAAAAGAAAATGTTGAAACCTTGCAGTATCTGGTGGATATGCAGCGTAAAAGCAATGTAATGCCTACCTCAGAACAAATGGGTGGTATGGGCGACTGGGATTTGTTTAAATCAGGACGCCTTGGCATGATTATAAACGGTATTTGGAGCTTTCCCGATTTTGCACGCGACTGCGATTTTGAATGGGATATTGCCGTTGAACCAAGCAATACCCAAAAGGCAACTCACTTTTTCTCTAACAGCTATGTTATCAGTAAAGACAGCAAGGTGGCAGAAGAAGCTGCCAAATTTATTGCTTTTATCTCTTCTGACAAAGCAGCAACTCAAATCCGTTTAGATGCCGCTTGGGAACTGCCACCGGTAAACGATGCCGATATTATTGACCAGTACATTCAAAAAACCCCGCCGGCAAACCGCAAAGCCGTGTTTAAAAGCCTCGACTACCTCATCACACCGCCGGTGGTTTCGCAGTTTACAGAGATGCAGGATATCGTCACCCGCCATCTGAAAGATGCCGCTGACGGCAACGTTACACC